One Helicobacter cetorum MIT 00-7128 DNA window includes the following coding sequences:
- a CDS encoding DNA adenine methylase produces MKAFNLNNRRYIGSKTKLIEWVFKNLKLDNIKSVCDIFAGSGVIASQFATISNIKNIIINDILFSNEMIYHAFFKGQDADFKSLQELKEYYNKALKLKENYFSQHFSDKFFSHNDCIKIGSIREHIESLNLDKLNKDILLTSLIYSMDKIANTVGHYEAYRKKEILQDRFVFELIAPIKHDKNIIIKRQNANILAKTLKTDLVFLDPPYNSRQYSRFYHLYENLVQWKKPKLYGTALKPKCENMSEYCRSNAKKELSDLIKNLDCKTIALTYNNTYNSKSSSSQNKISFENIIDILGQKGKLSVKEKAHSFFNSGKTDFKEHKEFLFIVEVKP; encoded by the coding sequence ATGAAAGCTTTCAATCTAAACAACCGCCGTTATATCGGCTCAAAAACCAAACTCATAGAATGGGTATTTAAAAATTTAAAATTAGATAATATCAAAAGTGTGTGCGATATTTTTGCTGGAAGTGGGGTAATAGCTAGTCAATTTGCTACTATTTCTAACATTAAAAATATTATTATAAATGATATTTTATTTTCTAATGAAATGATTTATCATGCTTTTTTTAAAGGGCAAGACGCAGATTTTAAAAGCTTACAAGAATTAAAAGAGTATTATAACAAGGCTTTGAAGTTAAAAGAAAATTATTTTAGCCAACATTTTAGCGATAAATTTTTTAGCCACAACGATTGTATAAAAATCGGTAGCATTAGAGAGCATATAGAAAGCTTGAATTTAGATAAACTCAATAAAGATATTTTATTGACAAGCCTCATTTATTCTATGGATAAAATCGCTAACACGGTGGGGCATTATGAAGCTTATAGGAAAAAAGAGATTTTACAAGATAGATTTGTTTTTGAACTTATCGCCCCTATCAAACATGACAAAAATATTATAATAAAAAGACAAAACGCTAATATATTAGCCAAGACTTTAAAAACGGATTTGGTCTTTCTTGACCCTCCTTATAATTCAAGACAATATAGTCGGTTCTACCATCTTTATGAAAACTTAGTGCAGTGGAAAAAACCCAAGCTTTATGGAACAGCCTTAAAACCAAAATGCGAGAATATGAGCGAGTATTGTCGTTCTAATGCTAAAAAAGAATTGAGCGATTTAATCAAAAACTTAGATTGTAAAACAATCGCTTTAACTTATAATAATACCTACAATTCTAAATCTAGCTCTTCGCAAAATAAGATAAGTTTTGAAAATATAATAGATATTTTAGGTCAAAAAGGAAAATTAAGTGTCAAAGAAAAAGCCCATAGTTTTTTTAATTCAGGAAAAACTGATTTTAAAGAGCATAAAGAATTTTTATTTATCGTGGAAGTGAAACCTTGA
- the tatB gene encoding Sec-independent protein translocase protein TatB translates to MFGMGIFEILVVVIVAIIFLGPEKFPQAIVDIAKFFRAVKKTLNDAKDTLDKEINIEELKKETLEYQKLFENNLEGVSKGVRIEELEDAKISVENEIKSVQDLMQDYEQNFKKDKLLSNLNEEVSSNESFKDTALVIDNNTEKHNKEKEHV, encoded by the coding sequence ATGTTTGGCATGGGCATTTTTGAAATCCTTGTTGTAGTGATTGTAGCGATTATTTTTTTAGGGCCAGAAAAATTCCCCCAAGCTATTGTAGATATTGCGAAGTTTTTTCGTGCTGTAAAAAAAACGCTCAATGACGCTAAGGACACTTTAGATAAAGAAATCAATATTGAAGAACTAAAAAAAGAGACCCTAGAATACCAAAAACTCTTTGAAAACAATCTTGAAGGCGTTTCTAAGGGTGTTAGGATTGAAGAATTAGAAGACGCTAAAATAAGTGTGGAAAATGAGATTAAAAGCGTTCAGGATTTAATGCAAGATTATGAACAAAACTTTAAAAAAGACAAGCTTCTTAGTAATCTGAATGAAGAAGTTTCAAGCAATGAGTCTTTTAAAGACACAGCATTAGTTATTGATAATAATACAGAAAAACACAACAAAGAAAAAGAGCATGTTTGA
- the tatC gene encoding twin-arginine translocase subunit TatC — MFEDLKPHLQDLRKRLMVSVGTLLVAFLGCFHFWKNIFEFIKDSYKGTLIQLSPIEGVMVAIKISFSAAIVISMPIIFWQLWLFIAPGLYKNEKKVILPFVFFGSAMFLIGASFSYYVVFPFIIEYLATFGSDVFAANISASSYVSFFTRLILGFGVAFELPVLAYFLAKVGLITDASLKAYFKYAIVVIFIVAAIITPPDVVSQIFMALPLVGLYGLSILIAKFVNPAPKDEEHDIKENE, encoded by the coding sequence ATGTTTGAAGATTTAAAACCGCATTTACAGGATTTAAGAAAGCGTTTGATGGTTTCTGTAGGAACGCTTTTGGTGGCGTTTTTAGGGTGTTTTCATTTTTGGAAAAATATTTTTGAATTTATCAAAGACTCTTATAAAGGCACACTCATTCAGCTTTCCCCCATTGAAGGGGTGATGGTAGCGATTAAAATAAGTTTTTCAGCCGCAATAGTCATTTCTATGCCCATTATTTTTTGGCAATTATGGCTCTTTATCGCCCCAGGACTTTATAAAAATGAAAAAAAAGTGATTCTGCCTTTTGTATTTTTTGGGAGTGCTATGTTTTTAATCGGAGCTAGTTTTTCTTACTATGTAGTGTTTCCTTTTATCATTGAATACTTGGCTACTTTTGGAAGCGATGTGTTTGCTGCCAATATTTCTGCATCTAGTTATGTGAGCTTTTTTACCCGCTTGATTTTAGGTTTTGGCGTAGCGTTTGAATTACCCGTTTTGGCGTATTTCTTGGCTAAGGTAGGCTTGATTACTGATGCGAGCCTGAAGGCGTATTTTAAATACGCTATCGTAGTGATTTTCATTGTAGCGGCTATTATCACTCCCCCTGATGTGGTGAGTCAAATCTTTATGGCATTACCACTAGTTGGGCTTTATGGACTTTCTATTTTAATTGCAAAGTTTGTCAATCCTGCTCCAAAAGATGAAGAACATGACATTAAAGAAAATGAATAA
- the queA gene encoding tRNA preQ1(34) S-adenosylmethionine ribosyltransferase-isomerase QueA — MREFDLESYDYNLPKELIANYPILPKEKAKLLVYERHSQKITHTTFEHVLDFFPKNALVVLNDTKVIKARLFGAKHAFSHSRTTEVFFHRFIKDNIALTQINGKVKVGTKIFFDANTYAEVLELLDNGQRLIAFYENNNPLKEASILRLLEQYGHMPLPPYIKRADESLDLNEYQSVFAKHSGAIAAPTASLHFSKNCLETLQKNFKHTFLTLHVGAGTFVNVETKDIREHKIHTEILQISKNSQKILQESKEILCIGTTALRSVEYFKRLENPKQETFECDIFLHLANPIKHVNYLLTNFHLPKSSLLMLVSALIGLEKAKEIYSIAIEKQYRFYSYGDGMLIL, encoded by the coding sequence TTGAGAGAGTTTGATTTAGAAAGCTATGATTATAACTTGCCTAAAGAGTTGATTGCAAACTACCCTATTCTACCCAAAGAAAAGGCTAAATTGCTCGTATATGAAAGGCATTCGCAAAAAATTACGCACACCACTTTTGAGCATGTCTTGGACTTTTTCCCTAAAAACGCTCTTGTTGTGTTAAATGACACTAAAGTGATTAAAGCTAGGCTTTTTGGAGCCAAACACGCTTTTTCTCATTCAAGAACTACCGAAGTGTTTTTCCACCGCTTTATTAAAGACAATATCGCTCTAACTCAAATTAATGGTAAAGTCAAAGTAGGCACTAAAATCTTTTTTGATGCAAATACTTACGCTGAAGTCTTAGAATTACTAGATAATGGACAACGCTTAATCGCTTTTTATGAAAACAATAACCCCTTAAAAGAAGCTAGTATCTTAAGACTTTTAGAACAATATGGGCATATGCCCCTACCCCCCTATATTAAAAGAGCTGATGAAAGTTTGGATTTGAATGAATATCAAAGTGTGTTTGCTAAACATTCTGGAGCGATTGCTGCCCCTACGGCATCATTACATTTTTCTAAAAACTGCTTAGAAACTTTGCAAAAAAATTTCAAGCACACTTTTTTAACCTTGCATGTGGGGGCTGGAACTTTTGTAAATGTAGAAACTAAGGATATTAGAGAGCATAAAATCCATACAGAAATTTTACAAATCTCCAAAAATAGTCAAAAAATCCTACAAGAATCAAAAGAAATTTTATGTATCGGCACGACTGCTTTAAGAAGCGTGGAATATTTCAAACGCTTAGAAAACCCCAAACAAGAAACTTTTGAATGCGATATTTTCTTGCATTTGGCTAACCCTATTAAGCATGTGAATTACTTACTCACTAATTTTCATTTACCAAAATCAAGCCTTTTAATGCTTGTAAGTGCCTTGATAGGTTTAGAAAAGGCCAAAGAAATCTATTCTATAGCTATAGAAAAACAATATCGTTTTTATTCTTATGGCGATGGAATGCTGATTTTATGA
- the rsmG gene encoding 16S rRNA (guanine(527)-N(7))-methyltransferase RsmG, translated as MNPLLQDYANILLEWNKTHNLSGARNLSELEPQILDALKPLEFIKDFKTCLDIGSGAGLPAIPLALERPNTQFILLEPRVKRVAFLNYLKSVLLLKNIEIIKKRLENYKSPIQMDLITSRAVASSSFLIEKSQHLLENKGHFLFYKGEQLKNEIACKDTECFIYEKRIYFYKSKESLC; from the coding sequence ATGAACCCTTTATTACAAGACTACGCTAACATTCTTTTAGAATGGAATAAAACGCATAATTTAAGCGGGGCAAGAAATTTAAGCGAGTTAGAACCCCAAATTTTAGACGCCCTAAAGCCTTTAGAATTTATCAAAGATTTTAAGACTTGCTTAGATATAGGAAGTGGTGCGGGTCTTCCAGCAATCCCTTTAGCCTTAGAAAGACCTAACACACAATTCATTCTTTTAGAACCCAGAGTTAAAAGAGTAGCCTTTTTAAACTATCTTAAAAGCGTTTTATTATTAAAAAATATTGAAATTATTAAAAAGCGTTTGGAAAATTATAAAAGCCCCATACAAATGGATTTAATCACATCTAGAGCGGTTGCAAGCTCTTCTTTTTTGATAGAAAAAAGCCAGCATTTGCTTGAAAATAAGGGGCATTTTTTATTCTATAAGGGTGAGCAATTAAAAAATGAGATTGCTTGCAAAGACACTGAATGCTTTATTTATGAAAAACGCATTTATTTTTACAAATCAAAGGAAAGTTTATGTTAA
- the ftsH gene encoding ATP-dependent zinc metalloprotease FtsH: MKPTNEPKKPFLQNPIVLIVLCGILLILFLRSFNSAESGFGEHFLSSSTKNVSYHEIKQLISNNEVENVSIGQTLIKASHKEGNSRIIYIAKRVPDLTLVPLLDEKKINYSGFSESNFFTDMLGWLMPVLVILGLWMFMANRMQKNMGGGIFGMGGAKKLINAEKPKVRFNDMAGNEEAKEEVVEIVDFLKYPERYASLGAKIPKGVLLVGPPGTGKTLLAKAVAGEANVPFFSMGGSSFIEMFVGLGASRVRDLFEIAKKEAPSIIFIDEIDAIGKSRAAGGMVSGNDEREQTLNQLLAEMDGFGSENAPVIVLAATNRPEILDPALLRPGRFDRQVLVDKPDFNGRVEILKVHIKGVKLANDVDLQEVAKLTAGLAGADLANIVNEAALLAGRNNQKEVKQQHLKEAVERGIAGLEKKSRRISPKEKKIVAYHESGHAVISEMTKGSARVNKVSIIPRGMAALGYTLNTPEENKYLMQKHELIAEIDVLLGGRAAEDVFLEEISTGASNDLERATDIIKGMVSYYGMSSVSGLMVLEKQRNAFLGGGFGSSREFSEKTAESMDNFIKNLLDERYNHVKQTLSDYKDAIEIMVKELFDKEVISGERVREIIGEYEVANNLESRLVPLEEHVG; this comes from the coding sequence ATGAAACCAACCAATGAACCCAAAAAACCATTTTTACAAAACCCTATCGTGTTGATTGTCCTTTGTGGCATACTTCTAATACTATTTTTGCGCTCTTTTAATAGCGCTGAAAGCGGATTTGGCGAACATTTCTTATCTTCTAGCACTAAAAATGTAAGCTATCATGAGATTAAACAACTCATTAGTAATAATGAAGTAGAAAATGTCAGCATAGGTCAAACGCTCATCAAAGCGAGCCACAAAGAAGGCAACTCACGCATTATCTATATTGCTAAACGAGTGCCTGATTTAACCCTCGTCCCGCTTTTAGATGAGAAAAAAATCAATTATTCAGGCTTTAGTGAGTCTAACTTCTTTACAGACATGCTAGGGTGGCTTATGCCCGTGCTTGTGATTTTGGGCTTATGGATGTTTATGGCAAATCGCATGCAAAAAAATATGGGTGGAGGCATTTTTGGCATGGGTGGGGCTAAAAAACTCATCAATGCTGAAAAACCAAAAGTGCGCTTTAACGATATGGCTGGTAATGAAGAGGCTAAAGAAGAAGTTGTAGAAATTGTAGATTTTTTAAAATATCCTGAGCGCTATGCAAGTTTAGGAGCAAAAATTCCTAAAGGTGTGCTTTTAGTAGGCCCTCCGGGAACGGGCAAAACCCTTTTAGCTAAAGCAGTGGCCGGTGAGGCAAATGTGCCATTCTTTTCTATGGGCGGTAGTAGTTTTATTGAAATGTTTGTAGGCTTAGGTGCAAGCAGAGTAAGAGACTTATTTGAAATCGCTAAAAAGGAAGCTCCTAGCATCATTTTTATTGATGAAATTGATGCTATAGGTAAGAGCAGAGCCGCAGGAGGCATGGTAAGTGGGAATGATGAAAGAGAGCAGACCCTAAACCAACTCTTAGCCGAAATGGATGGTTTTGGGAGCGAAAATGCCCCTGTAATTGTTTTAGCTGCCACAAACCGCCCTGAGATTTTAGACCCAGCCCTTTTAAGACCCGGTCGCTTTGACAGACAGGTTTTAGTAGATAAGCCTGATTTCAATGGCAGAGTGGAAATTTTAAAAGTGCATATCAAGGGTGTGAAACTTGCTAATGATGTAGATTTACAAGAAGTTGCAAAGCTTACTGCAGGTCTAGCTGGAGCAGATTTAGCCAATATTGTTAATGAGGCTGCATTATTAGCTGGAAGAAACAATCAAAAAGAAGTCAAACAACAACACTTAAAAGAGGCGGTAGAAAGGGGTATTGCAGGATTAGAAAAGAAAAGTAGAAGAATTAGCCCTAAAGAAAAGAAAATTGTCGCCTACCATGAAAGCGGTCATGCTGTAATTTCTGAAATGACTAAAGGAAGTGCGAGAGTGAATAAAGTCTCTATCATTCCAAGAGGCATGGCAGCTCTAGGCTATACACTCAACACACCTGAAGAAAACAAATATTTAATGCAAAAGCATGAGTTGATTGCTGAAATTGATGTGCTTTTAGGCGGAAGAGCAGCCGAAGATGTCTTTTTGGAAGAAATTTCTACTGGTGCAAGCAATGATTTAGAAAGGGCTACTGATATTATTAAAGGCATGGTAAGTTACTATGGCATGAGCAGTGTGAGCGGGCTTATGGTGTTAGAAAAACAACGCAATGCCTTTTTAGGTGGAGGGTTTGGCTCATCTAGGGAATTTAGTGAAAAAACCGCAGAGAGCATGGATAATTTTATCAAAAACCTCTTAGATGAACGCTACAACCATGTCAAACAAACCTTGAGCGACTATAAAGATGCTATTGAAATTATGGTTAAAGAGCTGTTTGATAAGGAAGTAATCTCTGGCGAAAGAGTTAGAGAGATTATTGGTGAGTATGAGGTGGCAAATAATTTAGAAAGCCGTTTAGTTCCCCTAGAAGAACAT
- a CDS encoding PP0621 family protein — protein MLRILAFLVIIWIVWRLFFKKSVFKNTFNNKEQETRELEEKMIVCSKCQTYVSSKDAIYSGAIAYCSEACLNDKG, from the coding sequence ATGTTAAGAATTTTAGCCTTTCTTGTTATTATATGGATTGTATGGCGCTTGTTTTTTAAAAAATCCGTTTTTAAAAATACTTTTAACAACAAAGAGCAAGAGACTAGAGAGTTAGAAGAAAAAATGATTGTCTGTTCTAAATGCCAAACCTATGTCTCTAGCAAGGATGCCATTTATAGCGGGGCTATAGCTTATTGTAGTGAGGCTTGTTTGAATGATAAGGGGTAA
- a CDS encoding chemotaxis response regulator CheY — translation MKLLVVDDSSTMRRIIKNTLSRLGYEDILEAEHGVEAWEKLDANADTKVLITDWNMPEMNGLDLVKKVRADDRFKEIPIIMITTEGGKAEVITALKAGVNNYIVKPFTPQVLKEKLEVVLGTND, via the coding sequence TTGAAACTACTAGTAGTAGATGACAGCTCAACCATGAGAAGAATCATTAAAAACACTCTTTCACGCTTAGGCTATGAAGATATTTTAGAGGCCGAACATGGCGTAGAGGCTTGGGAAAAATTAGATGCCAACGCTGATACTAAGGTGCTAATTACTGATTGGAATATGCCTGAAATGAATGGCTTAGACCTAGTTAAAAAAGTGCGTGCTGATGATAGATTTAAAGAAATTCCTATCATTATGATTACCACAGAAGGTGGAAAAGCTGAAGTAATTACCGCCTTAAAAGCTGGAGTAAACAACTATATTGTTAAGCCTTTTACCCCACAAGTTTTAAAAGAAAAGCTAGAAGTTGTTTTGGGAACAAACGACTGA
- a CDS encoding AlwI family type II restriction endonuclease — MARKIMRKILSFSTTMRNPKRIGQFLAVLEKFENQILYSSTIMQIVKSVLSHRLYRPTSIDYNEKLKEKFDSNEYVLSNEELEHIIKNSPQEHKEKGFEYGWESRFDTWYKLMCEFGFCYYVKNEKILISDSAKRLVSAYYDRKNNAFKESVDESVVGAIFLNALSKYEVGNPYKKNLNHNNPFKLLLSLLVKLKSTHLTPLCIKEIPILLCWRNNNADELYDYMIHLRQEIIAINKIQLSYSDEFIYEKCLELLESDNKIRFKMSQITSEAVDEYIRKMRITGLISLRGNGRFIDINTNESNKINYILQTHNAFKNDYLDDSQANKLAFFNYMASVDSFLISATTISIDENIKSSKLHELANAYSKDFVKQELLITCNKQKESKDSFLRLIDKPLRLEFLTAIFLTQSFKNLSVIPNYKSDDEGLPIFTASGNKADIIAMDTKAESYIEVSLIRDRNQSALEMIPIERHLKELIRNSTNNKEKFSVFVAPNIHNDAKEYARFAKFKNNKINIPCYAINDFIEKVENSTELLQLNDEKLLIL; from the coding sequence ATGGCTAGAAAAATAATGCGAAAAATTTTAAGCTTTTCAACCACCATGCGAAACCCTAAACGGATAGGGCAATTTTTAGCTGTTTTAGAAAAATTTGAGAATCAAATCCTTTATTCTTCAACGATTATGCAAATTGTCAAATCTGTTTTATCTCATAGGCTTTATAGACCTACATCTATCGATTACAATGAAAAATTGAAAGAAAAATTTGACTCTAATGAATATGTTTTGAGCAATGAAGAACTAGAACATATCATAAAAAATTCCCCCCAAGAGCATAAAGAAAAAGGTTTTGAATACGGATGGGAAAGCCGTTTTGATACTTGGTATAAGCTTATGTGTGAGTTTGGGTTTTGTTACTATGTCAAAAATGAAAAGATTTTAATCAGTGATAGTGCTAAAAGGCTTGTTAGTGCTTATTATGATAGAAAAAACAACGCCTTTAAAGAAAGCGTTGATGAAAGCGTAGTTGGAGCTATATTTTTAAACGCTCTATCTAAATATGAAGTAGGAAACCCCTATAAAAAGAACTTAAACCATAACAACCCTTTCAAGCTATTACTCTCGCTTTTAGTTAAACTCAAAAGCACGCATTTAACTCCCCTATGTATCAAAGAAATCCCTATTTTACTTTGCTGGCGAAATAATAATGCTGATGAGCTTTATGATTATATGATTCATTTAAGACAAGAAATTATTGCTATCAACAAAATACAACTTAGCTATTCAGATGAATTTATCTATGAAAAATGCCTAGAGCTTTTAGAAAGCGATAATAAAATACGATTCAAAATGAGTCAAATCACTAGCGAAGCTGTTGATGAATACATTAGAAAAATGCGTATTACAGGACTTATCTCGTTGCGTGGTAATGGTAGGTTTATTGATATTAACACCAATGAAAGTAACAAAATAAATTATATTTTACAAACTCATAACGCTTTTAAAAATGACTATTTAGATGATAGTCAAGCTAATAAGCTCGCTTTTTTTAATTACATGGCGAGTGTAGATAGCTTTCTTATTAGCGCCACCACAATTAGCATTGATGAAAATATTAAATCAAGCAAGTTACATGAACTAGCTAATGCTTACTCTAAGGATTTTGTAAAACAAGAATTGCTTATTACTTGCAACAAGCAAAAAGAGTCAAAAGATAGTTTCTTAAGACTCATTGATAAACCTTTACGCTTGGAATTTTTAACAGCCATTTTCTTAACACAAAGTTTTAAAAATCTAAGCGTTATACCAAACTATAAAAGCGATGATGAAGGACTACCCATATTTACAGCAAGCGGAAACAAGGCTGATATTATAGCTATGGATACAAAAGCTGAGAGTTACATAGAAGTGAGTTTGATTAGAGATAGGAATCAAAGTGCTTTAGAAATGATACCCATTGAAAGGCATTTAAAAGAGTTGATTAGAAACAGCACTAATAATAAAGAAAAATTTAGTGTCTTTGTAGCTCCAAATATCCACAACGATGCCAAAGAGTATGCAAGATTTGCTAAATTTAAGAACAACAAAATCAATATACCTTGTTACGCCATTAATGATTTTATAGAAAAAGTAGAAAATAGCACAGAATTGCTACAACTTAATGATGAAAAATTGCTAATTTTATAA
- the prmA gene encoding 50S ribosomal protein L11 methyltransferase, whose protein sequence is MMIYFETFFVFFTEREVFMDFLAQTLNLALEETNLENLRAFNETKTIDVLASKNWEYFSTKNASKTPIKDTQSLLKESFVVVRLESDPSTSLLPKLEHFCSILKQRLDKDIDFYYFTQQLKNQDWLDAYQKSVLPVQCAKFHIRPSWHEKPSDIPTNCDLLINPGLAFGSGHHESTSMCLELLSNIDLENKKVLDVGCGSGILSIAMKKQGTSSLTACDTDSLAIQATLQNFALNHLELNAQDEVFQGSTQHINGLFDVVVANIVADVIKTLHSEFLRLCDNILIVSGILETHLDSVLQIYQDFEVLEQKKRNEWVALKLLKKQVNHQGF, encoded by the coding sequence ATGATGATATATTTTGAAACTTTTTTTGTTTTTTTTACAGAGCGTGAGGTCTTTATGGACTTTCTCGCACAAACGCTCAATTTAGCCCTTGAAGAGACAAATTTAGAAAACTTAAGGGCTTTCAACGAGACAAAGACAATTGATGTTTTAGCGAGTAAGAATTGGGAGTATTTCTCTACAAAAAATGCCTCAAAAACTCCTATCAAAGACACTCAATCTCTTTTAAAAGAAAGTTTTGTAGTGGTGCGTCTTGAATCAGACCCTAGCACTTCTTTACTGCCAAAGTTAGAGCATTTTTGTTCAATCCTTAAGCAACGCCTAGATAAAGATATTGATTTTTATTATTTTACCCAGCAACTCAAAAATCAAGATTGGTTGGATGCCTACCAAAAGAGTGTCTTGCCGGTGCAATGCGCAAAGTTTCATATCCGCCCAAGTTGGCACGAAAAGCCAAGCGATATTCCTACTAATTGCGACCTTTTAATCAATCCGGGACTTGCCTTTGGCTCGGGGCATCACGAAAGCACTTCTATGTGCTTGGAATTACTCTCCAATATTGATTTAGAAAATAAAAAAGTTTTAGATGTGGGTTGTGGGAGTGGGATTTTAAGTATTGCTATGAAAAAACAAGGCACTAGCTCATTAACAGCTTGTGATACTGATTCTCTTGCTATCCAAGCCACTTTACAAAATTTTGCCCTAAATCACCTAGAATTAAACGCTCAAGATGAAGTGTTTCAAGGCTCTACCCAACATATCAATGGGCTTTTTGATGTCGTAGTGGCTAATATTGTTGCTGATGTGATTAAAACTTTGCATAGTGAATTTTTACGCCTTTGTGATAATATTCTTATTGTTTCGGGGATTTTAGAAACTCATTTAGATTCTGTGCTACAAATCTATCAAGATTTTGAAGTCTTAGAACAAAAAAAGCGTAATGAATGGGTTGCTCTAAAACTTCTTAAAAAACAAGTAAATCATCAAGGATTTTAA
- a CDS encoding Dam family site-specific DNA-(adenine-N6)-methyltransferase has protein sequence MNKPIRSPFFYVGDKYKLMPQLNKLFPNNINQFIEPFVGGGSVFLNTKAKRFLANDIDTHIINLHKTLSQFNIHDLFNELSKIITHYGLSFSLKGITAPNELKKQYIKTYYAKYNKIAYEKLRADFNSNQNNMLYLYLLLIYGFNHMIRFNSKGLFNLPVGNVDFNENVYNALKNYLDFSKLNTIIFYNTDYIDFLKSITYSKDDYVYFDPPYLISNSEYNKLWDSDNEIVLYSMIDSLNKKGVKFGLTNLIYHKGETNSILKEWAKKYYIFNIKSNYISFNDNTIKEDSKEIFVTNYR, from the coding sequence TTGAATAAGCCTATTCGCTCACCCTTTTTCTATGTAGGGGATAAATACAAGCTCATGCCACAACTCAATAAATTATTTCCAAATAATATCAATCAATTTATTGAACCCTTTGTAGGTGGGGGTAGCGTGTTTTTAAACACTAAGGCTAAAAGATTTTTAGCTAATGATATAGATACCCATATTATCAACTTGCATAAAACCCTAAGTCAATTCAATATCCATGACCTTTTTAATGAACTATCTAAGATTATCACTCATTATGGCTTATCATTTTCTCTTAAAGGCATTACAGCCCCTAATGAATTAAAAAAACAATATATAAAAACTTACTACGCCAAATATAATAAAATAGCTTATGAAAAACTAAGGGCTGATTTCAACTCTAATCAAAATAACATGCTCTATTTATACTTGCTTTTAATTTATGGGTTTAATCATATGATTAGGTTTAATTCTAAAGGACTTTTTAACTTACCTGTGGGTAATGTGGATTTTAATGAAAATGTTTATAACGCCCTAAAAAACTACCTAGATTTTTCAAAGCTTAATACCATTATTTTTTATAATACTGATTATATTGATTTTCTTAAATCTATCACTTATTCAAAAGATGACTATGTGTATTTTGACCCCCCTTATTTAATCTCAAATAGTGAATACAACAAACTATGGGATAGCGATAACGAGATAGTCCTATATAGCATGATAGATAGCTTAAATAAAAAGGGGGTTAAATTTGGTCTCACTAATCTTATTTATCATAAGGGAGAGACTAACTCTATTTTAAAAGAGTGGGCTAAAAAATATTATATTTTTAATATAAAAAGTAATTATATCAGTTTTAATGACAATACCATTAAAGAAGATAGTAAGGAAATCTTTGTAACTAATTATAGGTAA
- a CDS encoding outer membrane protein, with the protein MIWCNTSKQVFKKQTCFLQVVCFLGVMLGVLCQFLGAKNLSYMASSYQVGMVFVRSLNANKLLQGADILLGYEVNPKNDWAYSRYYIFVDYGNVLFANNSTLQANMFTYGVGGDFMVAYNKNPINRWAFFFGLQLAANTWIMNHKVQNLIVNTWDSIKDFHFTNTYFRAIGQFGVQFRTIILHHDFDMELGMKIFLTPESRSAFERSFLFFVSHSWHF; encoded by the coding sequence ATGATTTGGTGCAATACTAGCAAGCAAGTTTTTAAAAAACAGACATGTTTTTTGCAAGTTGTGTGTTTTTTAGGGGTTATGCTGGGAGTATTGTGTCAATTTCTTGGGGCGAAAAATTTGAGTTATATGGCCTCATCTTATCAAGTTGGCATGGTTTTTGTGCGCTCTTTGAATGCTAACAAATTGTTGCAAGGAGCGGATATTCTTTTGGGGTATGAAGTCAACCCTAAGAATGATTGGGCGTATTCTAGGTATTATATTTTTGTGGATTATGGCAATGTGTTATTTGCTAATAATTCTACCTTGCAAGCCAATATGTTTACTTATGGAGTTGGTGGAGATTTTATGGTAGCATATAATAAAAATCCTATCAATCGTTGGGCATTTTTCTTTGGATTGCAATTAGCAGCTAATACTTGGATAATGAATCATAAGGTGCAAAATCTGATTGTTAATACTTGGGATTCAATCAAAGACTTTCATTTTACAAACACTTATTTTAGAGCGATTGGGCAGTTTGGGGTGCAGTTTCGCACGATTATTTTACACCATGATTTTGATATGGAATTGGGCATGAAAATCTTTTTAACACCCGAAAGTCGTAGTGCTTTTGAGCGGAGCTTTTTGTTCTTTGTTTCGCATTCGTGGCATTTTTAA